The Lycium barbarum isolate Lr01 chromosome 4, ASM1917538v2, whole genome shotgun sequence nucleotide sequence tttactccctccattccaaaataaTTAGTATCTTTAActtctcgagagtcaatttgattaaTATTCGAAACTAAATTAGATTTGATTAATTCAATATGTTAAAAGTTAGCTATTCAAAAACTACACGAAAAATATGTAAGTTAcaatttttctcatatcaatataaTGAAAAAAGATCTTTAAAATGTTGATCAAAATGTATATGATTTGACTCTTTAGAAACAAAATATGACAAGTATGTTGGCATGGAacgagttaaaaaaaaaaaaaacagattagaAATTATAATTGATtcgttgaattttttttttaactcatttACATCTTCACATTACCTCTGAATATAGATCTTTTTGAGTCATCTACATTTGTCATTGAAATAAATGACACAAAATAAATTAAGGCCTCATATTAcagtttggctttaggccaccaaATTTGTTGAGCCGCCCTTGACACATAGTTTCAGCAACTTAATTTATAttaggagcctgtttggaaagtcacCTAAGGAATGGATTTGTGTGTAGTTGGGTGTATTTATACAGTTTTGTATGTTTGTCTAAACAAGTCAGCATGAAATTGAGTGTTATTCAAAAGGTGTAAGTATACTCTTCAATTTTCAAGGAGAGGTGAGAATTGGTAGTAATTACACTGTGTAATTACAACCTAATGTAACttttctaattttattttatttttctcaaatATATTTAGTAATAATCCTTTTACACTATTTCTCTTCCATTTCTCTTATTCTCATTTTCAACCTTCCAACGTGttttctatatctatatatatatatatatatatatatatatatatatatatatatatatatatatatatatatatatatatatatatcttgacaATGATGCTTAATTTTGCATTCTATAAATACTCACCTCCTATAATCTTTTCAATATCAACCAAACCCAAAATCCTACTTGAAACTACTTTAGTAGAAAATGGCTTCTAAGAAAACCACCTGCCTTGCTCTCTTTCATCttgtaaacattttttttttctctcttgtgAGTGCATCGCCTAAACCAACGCCAGAGCCGACGCCAACGCCAACGCCAGAGCCACCAACGCCAATGCCGATGCCGACGCCAACGCCTATGCCGACGCCGCCGCCAACGCCAACGCCAAAGCCGCCAACGCCAATGCCGATGCCGACGCCAGAGCCGACGCCGATGCCGACGCCGCCTATGCCCACGCCGACGCCAACGCCAACCCCGAGCCCCAGCTCCCAAGACAAGTGCCCTATTAATACTCTCAAATTAGCTGTTTGTGCTAATGTTCTTGGCAATTTACTTGGAGTTATAATTGGAAATCCATCAAAGAAACCTTGTTGTTCTCTCATTCAAGGACTTGTTGATCTTGATGCTGCTCTTTGTTTATGCATTGCCATTAACGCAAATGTTCTTGGAATCAACCTTAATGTCCCTATTTCTCTAAGCCTTCTTCTCAATGCTTGTGATAAAAAAGTTCCATCTGGCTTCCAGTGTCCTAATTGAACAACCTAGCTATGCATTTCTCATGTAAGGATAATTATATTCCAGTGTGTGGTAATTAACTctttgttgttatggttgtgtaATAAGTGGAATTGATCGAGTATCTTGAAATAAGTTCCTCTTTGAATTTCATAAGCTTGATTTTGTACTTTACTATATAGAAGTCTATTTGTCGTAAGGTTGTCATTTTTCTTTTATCCTTATCTATGTGAAGAGAAATATGTATTGTTTTtcattatgtgtatatgtttatgaaTATGCTCTGTTCGTAGTTGAATTGGAGTTATTAACAGCATTGTTATGACCTCAATTAACGGAAGTAGTGAGATAATTGAGAATCCCAAATATTAAGCGCTTAGGTATTTAAAACAACCGGACGTGGTAGTGATTAAATAATTGAAAATAAGCTGAAAGATACATTTAGCAAGCACACACGTCCAAGTTCCAACTTCAGTGAGTATAGCTAGCTAGGAGATCAGTGGCGTATTTATATCATTAATTATGGATTGGCATGAGTTAATAGTTTTAACTCAGATCCGATATTTTTGCTAAATTATTTTccttattatatataaatattctATCCCCAACCTATTAACCTATATATCCAACTCAAAAATCTAGAACCAATAAaccggaaaaaagaaaaagaaaaaaaaaggaatccaTATACTTAATCCTGGACCCACCTAAGAGATTATTGTACTAGCAAGAGATTTGATGACCATAACctagtttcaacaaaataacactAGATTCATCCATATTGTACGTAAATTTGAACTCTTCGATAGTACATGTGCGATGCTTTCACAACAGGATTAGATAATTATAGTAGTTTAGGGTTGCGCAAATATTTATTCCCTGCCTTATTTAAGCGGGTGACGATCATATATTACATTCTATTCAAGAAATTATATCCCATGGTAAACCAAAACTACTGTTGACTATCAAtacagtcaaatctctctataattgtcgttcgttataacaacatttcactataacggtctgattttctccggaaccgatttttcatgttatattttacttctctataacaatatTCTACCTACAACAGCAGTGACATTCATTATAACGGTACACTCTttataaaattacctctctataactcAAATATCGTGTTGAAGAAATACCGGAATTCTACCTACAAATGACAACCCCAATGCTAATAGTGAAAATTTAGAATTTGTTGAGGATATTGGTAGTGTATCATCACTTATAGCCCAAATCCCATCTCGTAACACCAATCAAGCAATGGATGCTAACACTTATACGTACGAAGTTTGAAGCAGCACTTTCAATCCTCGAAACTTACACGGATGAAGAGATTATTGCACAAATGATTGGAGTGGAAAAACAAGAGACATTGAAGGTGACAATGAAAGTGTTGATGAAGAGCCTCAACCTACTGCTATTTGGGAATAGAAGAGTCAACTGTTAAGCTAGCTCTCAGACAGCCTTTAAGGGAAAGCTATTGAACTctcttttgctgaaagtttggacaaaattcttcATCAATTCAAGCGTTATATTTTCACTAAGAAACTAaaatttacgaaacaacctacTATTGTAAAATTattacgtcaaacttgaaatatttaaattcttaattaattttaaatgcatatgttccttaaATTTTAATTCGTTATCTGTATGGTATAACTAGCTATGGATTTATGAGTCTTTTCAATATTTAAttaatgagatatgaaaatcaaatgaaaatttgaaattgacaagtatattgttttcgtttataacatgAAAAGTACAAAAAATAATTGTTTGCGCACTTTTGTTTATAAtagctaaatgagatctaaacatcaaatgtcagtatacatacataacaacacctcactatagCGGCCATGAAATTTCAGGATAAATGCTGCCATTATAGAGGTTTGACTATATATATTTCAAAtgtagaagaaagaaaaaggaagcaataatttaaaagaaaatttgaTTGTCAATTTGTCATACTTTCTGGATCAGAATTATTACGCCATGGATATAAATATTATATCTCAAGAAATCGTCCCAACATAGCGCTCCCAATATTTCTACCTTCATGAGCAGTGATTTTATCTTCTTTAACAGGTAGATTTTACAAATTTCATGTAGATATACTTACACCCAATTTTAAATCAAATTATACCAACTTAGCAGGGTTAAGTGATTTAATAGGGTGAAGGGTGAGCATATATAAGTAACCACTATCTTGGGTGATAAtcagaggcgaatccaggatttcaaGAGGATGGGTTCACCATTAGCTATGGGATTTTTTGATTTCTTGTGCCTTTGGTTCGTTGAAGCTTAGCGcctatggtttttttttttttaatttcttttgcctTTGGGACTTGGGGTAATTAGAAGTAAAGGGGGAAAAAAGTCATTAGATGTAATATAAAAAAAACACGTTTTTTTACTTTTGAGTAATTAGAATTATAGAAGAAAAAAgatttagaataatataaaaatgaaagttaaaaggctgctttagaaaataaaagcaaaaaacaaaaactcGCAAGAGCTAgtgtatatttttaaaattatacacataatatatcgagtttagtcgattgaccatgtgttcacgtgacccaaatTTTAAGCATAAATTCACCTCTGGTGATAATAGTCTATTAGCAAAATGCACTGATTGCTGCGTTGTAAATATTGGGTGCGAGCAAATTTTTACTGGGTGTTAAATGGGTTGAAATAAATACAGTATTAAAAACGAGTGGGGTCATAAACTTGCCCAAAGTCTGCTTGGGCCAAAATGGACGAGTCTACTTGAACTACACACAATTGATCGTAACTTAACTCACACAATTCATAATGATTTTCATTTGTTTGTTTGTCCatttataatttatttaattacaaaattaaaataattaaaaaattcgTTTATTTATTATGACTATATCAAACAAAACAAACTAAAAATGATATCTTCTTATGCGTCGATGAGTTCTTTTATGGGTTACATGTGCAATTTAAATTAGCCAAAACTTTTAGATGTGCTATGTCCAATATGACCCATCAATAAATATAtattcaaaaataaataaatgtgtGTGTGTCCAGCTTAATTCATTCAAGTCTGGGCGGGTTGGACAAGTTATGCATCGGCTAAATTTGAAAATGCTCGTGATCTTATGTCCATTAATCAAGAagtcatttaattattttttggagtGGAGAGAGGACTGGCCTTAAGAGAGCAAGCGAGattttagtagctcagttggttgactacctaaactttcaccttattggtgagggttgAATTCCCCATGGTGTAATTCCCttcatgtgaaaaaaaaaaaaaaatagaagacttGAGAGAGCAATTTGTCTCTGATATTTTCAGAAATGGGGCCAAGCTGCTTTAGAAGAACTATAATTAGCCAAGCATTTATAGACAGCCCATGATTCAGATTCTCATAACAATGAGAGCAAATTAACGTTTATTGATCATGTATTATTCCTATTCCTACTACAAATTTGGACATATTGATCTTGACATAcaaccttccaaaatttcaatggCATTCATTTTTATCATACTCTGGTGTACTTTATTTTTACACAGTTCGCCAATTTGGCCGCTTGCAGACTAAAATTacgtatggtatatgataatcaAATTTAGTCGACATATTGGGGTTTGTTTGGAGAAGTGATTTCAACTTTTGCAACTTTGTTTGTTTGCAATTTTGTCAAAAAAGAGGTAAATCTCTATtcatattttgaagaaaaaaacaTTCAGCTTCTTCGAAAAAAATAAACAACTAGAAAAAAAGATTCAAACAA carries:
- the LOC132635094 gene encoding lipid transfer protein EARLI 1-like; the encoded protein is MASKKTTCLALFHLVNIFFFSLVSASPKPTPEPTPTPTPEPPTPMPMPTPTPMPTPPPTPTPKPPTPMPMPTPEPTPMPTPPMPTPTPTPTPSPSSQDKCPINTLKLAVCANVLGNLLGVIIGNPSKKPCCSLIQGLVDLDAALCLCIAINANVLGINLNVPISLSLLLNACDKKVPSGFQCPN